A DNA window from Leptospira weilii contains the following coding sequences:
- a CDS encoding DUF2505 family protein, with the protein MKYKVVQQFPVPLKDLLKAREDRYKYLDKFPELKNVELLEEKKNGNLVYQKRKVKLAESMPKVLATLLSDPSLLENSTFDLNTNTHEFTLAPPGNESIVQISGVSVYKELGPDKSERSYDVEVKSGVFLMGAAIEAVIEEVHKHSLEKDKNSISEFLNSYKS; encoded by the coding sequence ATGAAATATAAGGTAGTTCAACAATTTCCCGTCCCATTGAAGGATCTTTTAAAAGCAAGGGAAGATCGTTATAAGTATTTAGATAAATTCCCGGAGTTGAAAAATGTAGAGCTTTTGGAAGAAAAAAAGAACGGTAACTTGGTCTATCAAAAGCGTAAAGTCAAACTTGCCGAATCCATGCCCAAGGTCCTAGCCACTCTACTTTCCGATCCGTCTTTATTAGAAAATTCTACATTTGATTTAAATACAAATACGCACGAGTTCACTTTGGCCCCTCCCGGAAACGAAAGTATCGTTCAGATCAGCGGAGTTTCCGTTTACAAGGAACTGGGTCCGGACAAGTCCGAAAGAAGTTACGATGTGGAAGTGAAATCCGGAGTCTTCCTGATGGGTGCGGCGATCGAGGCCGTCATCGAAGAAGTCCATAAACATTCTTTGGAAAAGGATAAAAATTCCATCTCCGAATTTCTAAATTCCTATAAATCTTAG
- the alr gene encoding alanine racemase yields MKETASCWIEISKRSLSNNLNGFRSILRPGSTLTAILKSNAYGHGTDLMAKLCIEEGVSRIGVNSIEEAQSIRKIDPKIPILIMGEIQNPEKRREVLSDPNFWIIFSRPETARILSSLNPAPKLHLKIDTGMGRLGNHGETLRHTLGELKKADITLDGICTHFASTEDVLEHKYSLMQIQKFEKAVLLAESFGYKNLIRHMCASASAMLFSHAHYEMVRVGISLYGLWPSIQTRLSLNLNGNKNFQLSPILSWKTRIVHIQNHPADSYIGYGSSFQTSYPTKVAIVPIGYYEGLDRKLSSNGDMLVLGKRARIIGRICMNMTMLDVTHIPGADVGSVVTVIGQDGEELITADDIADRTHTINYEITTRISESICRIVVD; encoded by the coding sequence ATGAAAGAAACTGCCTCTTGCTGGATCGAAATCTCGAAACGTTCTCTGAGTAATAATCTGAACGGTTTTCGTTCCATTTTACGCCCGGGTTCCACTCTTACCGCAATCTTAAAGTCGAACGCATACGGCCACGGAACGGATCTCATGGCTAAACTCTGCATCGAAGAAGGTGTTTCGCGCATCGGAGTCAACTCGATCGAAGAAGCTCAGAGTATCCGCAAGATCGATCCGAAAATTCCAATCCTAATCATGGGAGAAATTCAAAACCCGGAAAAACGGAGAGAAGTTCTATCCGATCCCAATTTCTGGATCATATTCTCAAGACCGGAAACGGCTCGAATTCTTTCCTCATTGAATCCCGCTCCAAAACTCCATCTCAAGATCGATACGGGAATGGGAAGATTAGGAAACCACGGAGAAACCCTAAGGCATACATTAGGAGAATTGAAAAAAGCAGATATTACTCTCGACGGGATCTGCACTCATTTTGCAAGCACGGAAGACGTTTTAGAACATAAGTATTCCCTAATGCAGATTCAAAAGTTCGAGAAAGCGGTTTTACTCGCGGAGTCCTTCGGTTACAAAAATTTAATCCGACATATGTGCGCCTCCGCTTCCGCGATGCTGTTCTCCCACGCCCATTACGAAATGGTAAGAGTGGGAATTTCCTTATACGGGCTCTGGCCGAGCATACAAACCAGACTTTCCCTAAACCTCAACGGAAATAAAAATTTTCAACTGAGTCCGATCCTTTCCTGGAAGACCCGTATCGTTCACATCCAAAATCATCCCGCCGACAGTTACATCGGTTACGGCTCCAGCTTTCAAACCTCGTATCCCACAAAAGTGGCGATCGTTCCGATCGGTTATTACGAAGGACTCGATCGAAAACTTTCGAGCAACGGAGACATGTTGGTTCTCGGCAAAAGAGCGAGGATCATCGGTCGAATCTGTATGAATATGACGATGTTGGACGTTACACATATCCCCGGAGCGGATGTAGGAAGCGTAGTCACGGTCATTGGCCAAGACGGAGAAGAATTAATCACCGCGGACGACATCGCGGATCGAACTCATACGATCAACTACGAGATCACGACGAGAATCAGCGAATCCATCTGTAGGATTGTAGTAGACTAG